In the genome of Cyanobacterium sp. T60_A2020_053, one region contains:
- a CDS encoding M1 family metallopeptidase — protein sequence MTRNYYFDSEAKKSFELPGAKPHYNPHRYGQVQHIFLDLTLDILQEKFNGVCTITLTPIRSNITQLKLDAVDLEIKSVLVNNINQNFDYDGEILTVNLLQVEGADDLQIAIQYSKEKPQRGLYFIAPSTNYPHKPSQVWTQGEDEDSRFWFPCFDYPGQLATSEIKVKVPAEYTAISNGELVSIQKVEDSKIYHWVQPQIHPTYLMTLAVGKFAKIEDKYNDIPVDYYVEKGKEKEAVISMGKTPRMIDFFSKKYGYDYPFSKYAQVCVDDFIFGGMENTSTTLLTDRCLLDERGALDNYNTESLVAHELAHQWFGDLVVIKHWSHAWIKEGAASYAEVLWTEHEYGKDDASYYLLREARNYLQEDASRYRRPIVTNIYREAIELYDRHLYEKGACVYHMIRGLLGEELFDRAIHTFINNHAHQTVETIDLLRSIEKATGYNLGALFDQYVFRGGHPDFQVSYSWDNESNLASVTVKQTQAKEENGKYIDLFELKIPLGFGYFNQETGVNLKEFSLKLNKPEQTFYFPLGEKPDFISFDVNNYHLKTVKLEYGFSELKAQLKFDPDPISRIYSALTLGKKGNLEAVKTLKEAFLTEKFWGVKVEIAKQLGKIKLNQAMEALMEFSTEADHRVRRAVVGALAKHKTEASYQLLRKIAQEGDPSYYIEADAIASLGSLVTGTLSNKQNEVIELLKDILKTRTGLNEIVRGGALNALSKLTTSSEAAHLIAEYTQLGIPQPLRLTAIRCLGAVAKGQKPEQLTLILEQFEEIMKDTFFLTQMALISGLSQIENSQAIDLLSTLAESSPDGRVVRRAEEAINQVRGKLGKDKNLEDLRQKVEKLQEENQDLKSRLGKLEAKE from the coding sequence ATGACCCGTAATTATTATTTTGACAGTGAAGCAAAAAAAAGTTTTGAGTTACCCGGTGCTAAACCTCATTATAATCCACATCGTTACGGGCAGGTACAACATATTTTCTTGGATTTAACATTGGATATTCTTCAAGAAAAATTTAATGGTGTTTGTACCATTACTTTAACCCCAATTCGTTCTAATATTACTCAATTAAAACTGGATGCAGTTGATTTAGAAATCAAGTCAGTATTAGTTAATAATATCAATCAAAATTTTGATTATGATGGAGAAATTTTAACAGTTAATTTGTTACAGGTGGAGGGCGCTGATGATTTGCAAATAGCCATACAATACTCCAAAGAAAAGCCTCAAAGAGGTTTATATTTTATAGCGCCCTCCACCAATTATCCTCATAAACCGAGCCAAGTTTGGACCCAAGGGGAAGATGAAGATTCTCGTTTTTGGTTTCCTTGTTTTGATTATCCGGGGCAGTTGGCAACTTCAGAAATTAAGGTAAAAGTTCCAGCAGAATATACAGCTATTTCCAATGGAGAATTAGTCAGCATTCAAAAAGTAGAAGATAGTAAAATTTATCACTGGGTACAACCTCAAATTCATCCTACTTATTTAATGACTTTAGCTGTGGGCAAATTTGCTAAAATTGAAGATAAATACAATGATATTCCTGTGGATTATTATGTGGAAAAGGGCAAAGAAAAAGAAGCAGTCATCAGCATGGGAAAAACTCCTCGGATGATTGACTTTTTTAGCAAGAAATATGGTTATGATTATCCTTTTTCTAAATATGCCCAAGTTTGTGTGGACGATTTTATATTTGGGGGGATGGAGAACACTTCTACTACTTTATTGACAGATCGTTGTTTATTGGATGAGCGAGGGGCGCTGGATAACTACAATACAGAAAGTTTAGTAGCGCACGAATTGGCACATCAATGGTTTGGGGATTTAGTGGTGATTAAGCATTGGAGTCACGCTTGGATTAAGGAGGGCGCCGCTTCCTATGCTGAGGTATTATGGACTGAGCATGAGTATGGCAAGGATGACGCTAGTTATTATTTACTAAGAGAAGCACGGAATTATTTGCAGGAAGATGCTTCTCGTTATCGGCGCCCGATTGTAACTAATATATACCGTGAAGCTATTGAATTATATGATCGTCATTTGTACGAGAAGGGCGCTTGTGTTTATCACATGATTCGAGGTTTATTGGGTGAGGAATTATTTGATCGGGCAATTCATACTTTTATTAATAATCATGCTCATCAAACGGTAGAAACTATCGATTTGTTACGCTCCATTGAGAAAGCAACAGGTTATAATTTAGGGGCGCTTTTTGATCAATATGTTTTTCGTGGTGGACATCCTGATTTTCAGGTAAGTTATAGTTGGGATAATGAGTCAAATTTAGCTAGTGTAACGGTTAAGCAAACTCAAGCTAAGGAAGAAAATGGCAAATATATTGATTTATTTGAGTTAAAAATTCCTCTTGGTTTTGGTTACTTTAATCAAGAAACAGGAGTTAATTTAAAAGAGTTTTCTTTAAAGTTAAACAAACCTGAACAAACCTTCTATTTTCCTTTAGGTGAAAAGCCAGATTTTATCAGTTTTGATGTTAATAATTATCACTTAAAAACCGTTAAATTAGAATATGGTTTTAGTGAATTAAAAGCGCAATTAAAATTTGATCCTGATCCCATTTCGCGCATTTACAGCGCCCTCACCCTTGGCAAAAAAGGTAATCTTGAAGCAGTGAAAACCTTAAAAGAAGCATTTTTAACCGAAAAATTCTGGGGTGTAAAAGTAGAAATTGCCAAACAATTAGGCAAAATCAAATTAAATCAAGCCATGGAAGCGTTAATGGAGTTTAGCACAGAAGCAGACCACCGAGTGCGCCGTGCGGTGGTGGGCGCATTAGCGAAGCATAAAACTGAAGCCAGTTATCAACTTTTACGGAAAATTGCTCAAGAAGGTGACCCTAGTTATTATATCGAAGCGGACGCTATTGCCTCTCTCGGCTCATTGGTGACGGGTACTCTTTCAAATAAACAAAATGAGGTGATCGAGCTTTTAAAGGACATCTTGAAGACCAGAACAGGCTTAAATGAAATTGTTAGGGGAGGGGCGCTGAATGCCCTAAGTAAATTAACCACATCATCGGAAGCGGCGCACCTCATCGCAGAATATACTCAGTTGGGTATTCCTCAACCGTTGCGATTAACGGCAATTCGTTGTTTAGGTGCGGTGGCAAAAGGTCAAAAACCTGAGCAATTAACTTTGATTTTAGAACAGTTTGAAGAAATCATGAAAGATACTTTCTTTTTGAC